The following proteins come from a genomic window of Acomys russatus chromosome 17, mAcoRus1.1, whole genome shotgun sequence:
- the Pacsin2 gene encoding protein kinase C and casein kinase substrate in neurons protein 2 isoform X2: protein MSVTYDDSVGVEVSSDSFWEVGNYKRTVKRIDDGHRLCGDLMNCLHERARIEKAYAQQLTEWARRWRQLVDKGPQYGTVEKAWMAVMTEAERVSELHLEVKASLMNEDFEKIKNWQKEAFHKQMMGGFKETKEAEDGFRKAQKPWAKKLKEVEAAKKAHHTACKEEKLAISREANSKADPSLNPEQLKKLQDKIEKCKQDVLKTKDKYEKALKELDQTTPQYMENMEQVFEQCQQFEEKRLRFFREVLLEVQKHLDLSNVASYKTIYRELEQSIKAADAVEDLRWFRANHGPGMAMNWPQFEEWSADLNRTLSRREKKKAADGVTLTGINQTGDQSGQNKPGSVSSYEKTQNYPTDWSDDECNNPFSSTDANGDSNPFDEDTTSGTEVRVRALYDYEGQEHDELSFKAGDELTKIEDEDEQGWCKGRLDNGQVGLYPANYVEAIQ from the exons GTTGGCAACTACAAACGGACCGTGAAGCGCATCGATGATGGCCACCGCCTGTGTGGTGACCTCATGAACTGTTTGCACGAGCGGGCACGCATCGAGAAGGCATATGCACAGCAGCTCACGGAGTGGGCCCGCCGCTGGAGGCAGCTTGTCGACAAGG GACCACAGTATGGAACTGTGGAGAAGGCGTGGATGGCTGTCATGactgaagcagagagagtgagcgAGCTGCACCTGGAAGTGAAGGCATCGCTGATGAATGAGGACTTTGAGAAGATCAAGAACTGGCAGAAGGAAGCCTTTCACAAGCAGATGATGGGAGGCTTTAAGGAGACCAAAGAAGCCGAAGATGGTTTCCGGAAGGCCCAGAAGCCCTGGGCCAAGAAGCTGAAAGAg GTGGAAGCAGCAAAGAAAGCACACCACACAGCCTGCAAAGAGGAGAAGCTGGCCATCTCTCGGGAAGCCAACAGCAAAGCAGATCCATCTCTCAACCCTGAGCAGCTGAAGAAACTGCAAGACAAGATAGAAAAATGCAAGCAGGATGTTCTCAAG ACCAAGGACAAGTATGAGAAAGCCCTGAAGGAACTTGACCAGACTACACCCCAGTACATGGAGAACATGGAGCAAGTGTTTGAGCAGTGCCAGCAGTTTGAAGAGAAGCGCCTGCGCTTCTTCCGGGAGGTTCTGCTAGAGGTTCAGAAGCACCTGGACCTGTCCAATGTGGCTAG CTACAAAACCATTTACCGAGAGCTGGAGCAGAGCATCAAAGCAGCTGATGCGGTAGAGGACCTGAGGTGGTTCCGAGCCAACCATGGGCCAGGCATGGCCATGAACTGGCCACAGTTTGAG GAGTGGTCTGCAGATCTGAATCGAACTCTCAGccggagagagaagaagaaggctgctgatgGTGTCACCCTAACAGGAATCAACCAGACAGGTGACCAGTCTGGACAAAACAAGCCTGGCAG TGTCAGCAGCTATGAGAAGACTCAGAATTACCCTACTGACTGGTCTGATGATGAGTGTAACAACCCTTTCTCCTCCACGGATGCCAACGGGGACTCTAACCCATTTGACGAGGACACTACCTCAGGAACGGAAGTGCGAGTTCGGGCCCTCTATGACTATGAGGGCCAGGAACATGATGAGCTAAGCTTCAAGGCTG GGGATGAGCTGACCAAGATAGAAGACGAAGATGAACAGGGTTGGTGCAAGGGACGCTTAGACAACGGCCAGGTTGGCCTATACCCAGCCAACTATGTCGAGGCTATCCAGTGA
- the Pacsin2 gene encoding protein kinase C and casein kinase substrate in neurons protein 2 isoform X1, translating into MSVTYDDSVGVEVSSDSFWEVGNYKRTVKRIDDGHRLCGDLMNCLHERARIEKAYAQQLTEWARRWRQLVDKGPQYGTVEKAWMAVMTEAERVSELHLEVKASLMNEDFEKIKNWQKEAFHKQMMGGFKETKEAEDGFRKAQKPWAKKLKEVEAAKKAHHTACKEEKLAISREANSKADPSLNPEQLKKLQDKIEKCKQDVLKTKDKYEKALKELDQTTPQYMENMEQVFEQCQQFEEKRLRFFREVLLEVQKHLDLSNVASYKTIYRELEQSIKAADAVEDLRWFRANHGPGMAMNWPQFEEWSADLNRTLSRREKKKAADGVTLTGINQTGDQSGQNKPGSNLSVPSNPAQSTQLQSSYNPFEDEDDTGSTVSEKEDIKAKNVSSYEKTQNYPTDWSDDECNNPFSSTDANGDSNPFDEDTTSGTEVRVRALYDYEGQEHDELSFKAGDELTKIEDEDEQGWCKGRLDNGQVGLYPANYVEAIQ; encoded by the exons GTTGGCAACTACAAACGGACCGTGAAGCGCATCGATGATGGCCACCGCCTGTGTGGTGACCTCATGAACTGTTTGCACGAGCGGGCACGCATCGAGAAGGCATATGCACAGCAGCTCACGGAGTGGGCCCGCCGCTGGAGGCAGCTTGTCGACAAGG GACCACAGTATGGAACTGTGGAGAAGGCGTGGATGGCTGTCATGactgaagcagagagagtgagcgAGCTGCACCTGGAAGTGAAGGCATCGCTGATGAATGAGGACTTTGAGAAGATCAAGAACTGGCAGAAGGAAGCCTTTCACAAGCAGATGATGGGAGGCTTTAAGGAGACCAAAGAAGCCGAAGATGGTTTCCGGAAGGCCCAGAAGCCCTGGGCCAAGAAGCTGAAAGAg GTGGAAGCAGCAAAGAAAGCACACCACACAGCCTGCAAAGAGGAGAAGCTGGCCATCTCTCGGGAAGCCAACAGCAAAGCAGATCCATCTCTCAACCCTGAGCAGCTGAAGAAACTGCAAGACAAGATAGAAAAATGCAAGCAGGATGTTCTCAAG ACCAAGGACAAGTATGAGAAAGCCCTGAAGGAACTTGACCAGACTACACCCCAGTACATGGAGAACATGGAGCAAGTGTTTGAGCAGTGCCAGCAGTTTGAAGAGAAGCGCCTGCGCTTCTTCCGGGAGGTTCTGCTAGAGGTTCAGAAGCACCTGGACCTGTCCAATGTGGCTAG CTACAAAACCATTTACCGAGAGCTGGAGCAGAGCATCAAAGCAGCTGATGCGGTAGAGGACCTGAGGTGGTTCCGAGCCAACCATGGGCCAGGCATGGCCATGAACTGGCCACAGTTTGAG GAGTGGTCTGCAGATCTGAATCGAACTCTCAGccggagagagaagaagaaggctgctgatgGTGTCACCCTAACAGGAATCAACCAGACAGGTGACCAGTCTGGACAAAACAAGCCTGGCAG CAACCTTAGTGTCCCGAGCAACCCCGCCCAGTCCACGCAGTTACAGTCCAGCTACAACCCCTTCGAGGACGAGGACGACACGGGCAGCACCGTCAGTGAGAAGGAAGACATTAAGGCCAAAAA TGTCAGCAGCTATGAGAAGACTCAGAATTACCCTACTGACTGGTCTGATGATGAGTGTAACAACCCTTTCTCCTCCACGGATGCCAACGGGGACTCTAACCCATTTGACGAGGACACTACCTCAGGAACGGAAGTGCGAGTTCGGGCCCTCTATGACTATGAGGGCCAGGAACATGATGAGCTAAGCTTCAAGGCTG GGGATGAGCTGACCAAGATAGAAGACGAAGATGAACAGGGTTGGTGCAAGGGACGCTTAGACAACGGCCAGGTTGGCCTATACCCAGCCAACTATGTCGAGGCTATCCAGTGA